The Plutella xylostella chromosome 12, ilPluXylo3.1, whole genome shotgun sequence genome includes a window with the following:
- the LOC125489290 gene encoding uncharacterized protein LOC125489290 — translation MGNLPRDRVTSARPFQGIGTDFAGPFQVKTHKLRNPKITKAYLCVFVCLATKSVHLELVSELSTEAFIAALSRLVSRRGLPSLIRSDCGTNYKGADNYLREVYRFLEQNQNYIGHNMSKRGITWIFDPPACPSWGGLFEAAVKSAKTHLKRCIGETKLTFEELSTVFCKIEAVLNSRPLCPISSSPHDLEVLTPGHFLIGHPLDALPEYPLQDVKMNRLSRFQLLQQISQSFWHRWHLEYLHTLQQRVKWTDSTSPPKEGDLVLLKEDNVPPLQWNRGRIIKLYPGSDGVVRLADIRVANGATLKRAIGRLSRLP, via the coding sequence ATGGGTAATTTGCCTCGTGATCGCGTTACTTCGGCTAGACCTTTTCAAGGTATCGGTACGGATTTTGCTGGACCTTTCCAGGTCAAAACACATAAGTTACGGAATCCGAAAATCACCAAAGCATACTTATGCGTGTTCGTGTGTCTGGCCACAAAATCGGTTCACCTGGAGTTGGTTTCGGAACTATCTACTGAGGCTTTTATTGCCGCCTTGTCTCGGCTTGTGTCAAGGCGCGGCTTGCCCTCCCTTATTCGGTCGGACTGTGGCACTAATTATAAGGGTGCTGATAATTATTTAAGGGAAGTTTATCGTTTTTTggaacaaaatcaaaattatatcgGTCATAATATGTCCAAGCGCGGTATTACTTGGATTTTTGATCCTCCAGCTTGTCCATCATGGGGTGGTTTGTTTGAGGCTGCGGTTAAATCGGCGAAAACTCATTTAAAACGGTGCATAGGGgaaacaaaattaacttttgaGGAACTTAGCACGGTTTTCTGCAAAATTGAGGCCGTACTGAACTCTAGACCTTTGTGTCCCATCTCCTCAAGCCCTCATGATCTGGAGGTATTGACCCCTGGTCATTTTCTTATCGGTCATCCGCTGGATGCTCTACCGGAGTATCCGTTGCAAGATGTGAAGATGAATAGATTAAGTCGGTTTCAGCTGTTACAGcaaatttcacaaagtttttggCATCGGTGGCACTTAGAATATCTTCACACTTTGCAACAGCGGGTCAAATGGACGGACTCCACCTCTCCTCCTAAGGAAGGTGATTTAGTTCTGCTGAAAGAGGATAACGTCCCTCCTCTTCAGTGGAATCGCGGTCGGATAATTAAACTCTACCCAGGATCGGATGGTGTGGTCAGATTAGCGGATATTCGGGTTGCAAATGGAGCAACGCTCAAGCGGGCAATAGGTAGGCTATCTAGACTGCCTTAA